The DNA segment AGCGCAGCGGGTGCGATGGGCTGCGCAAGTGTGCCACTGGCATCAGCCCCTTCCCATCCTCTGCTaattggggcagggaggggaggaaggaggcaaGTGCAGAGGCTGTAATTATGCTTATTGGAGGCAGAGCAGCGTGCAGGGAGGACAAGGGGACAAGGGCGCTTGGGGCTGGAACTACCCCCCTGAGTCAAACCCGGCTCCACTCGTGCCCCGGCGGTGCTGCCCAGCAGGAAAACAACCGTGGCCGCAGTAGGGGCCGTTGCTGCCGCTGCCTCTGCCGGGGCCAGGCGAGCTGGGGCACACAGGCAGCAGTGCCCTGGGAGGGGAGACTGCAGTGCAAGGGCATAAGCAGCACTTTCCTGCAGAATGCCGCCAAGGGACCAAGGTCTCaaggctgcagctgccaggaTGGGCAGGGACCATCTGGGCagtgggagcagagctgagccaccCAGGGAGTGGGTCCATCCTGACCCACCTTGGTGGGATCTGAACCCAGCATCTGCTCTGGCACAGCCCCTGCTCGATGCCCCTGCCTGGTCTGTGGCCTTGGGCTCCTGCAAGGTGCCCGGTGCAGCGCTGGCAGGAGGCAAAGGACGAGACAGGAGCTTTGTGCGCGGTGGGAAGCCCTGGGGCGGTCAGCATCGCTGCGCGTCCAAACCCACCTGCCTAAGCCAGGGCATCTCTGGCTCTCTTTGTCCAGGATCTCTGCAGGCAAGGCACAGCATCTTGCTGAGACTTCCCCTTGCAAAAAGATCAGCTTTCTgccagcacagcttcaccaaACGCAGCCTCTGATAGCAAAGCCActgctgcctgcatccctctcccaccagtcacctccctcccctctccagcaCCCCAAATCTCCCGGGGTGATTCGCTGTCCTGACAAGCTGTGACCCTGGCTGCCTGCTGGGCACTGGTGGAAGGCTGCTTGGGGAcgagctcttcccagctggccCCATAGCCCACGACCCTCCTGGCAGCTGTGGGGGGTGGCGAAGGGTCCCTGccctggggggaggcaggaggggtcccttcccatccctgcctgcagctccgctgGGTTCAcccgcctgccctgctccccagacCTCGCTGGTTCACCTGCTGAAGACGGTgcggctgctgcggctgctgcggctgctgcagaAACTAGACCGCTACTCGCAGTACAGCGCCATGGTGCTCACCCTGCTCATGTCCATGTTCGCGCTGCTGGCCCACTGGATGGCATGCATCTGGTACGTCATCGGCCGCAAGGAGATGGAGAGCAACGACCGCCAGACCTGGGACATCGGTGAGTGAGGCTGCCCACCTGCGGGGGCTGCGCAGGGTGGGGGCGTGCTGAGGACGCCTGGCTTGCCCCCCGTGCCGCTGCATGCTGCTGCGTGCCactggcaggagggagcaggcagagggcagTCCCATGGGACAAAGCAAGGCTGGGGCAGGGACGGGAGCTGTGCTGAGCACCAGGCCCCTCGGCAAGCGCTAACCCCTGGCTGTGCTTGGCAGGCTGGCTGCACGAGCTGGGCAAGAGGCTGGAGGCTCCCTACATCAACAACTCAGTGGGGGGCCCCTCCATCCGCAGCGCCTACATCGCCTCCCTCTACTTCACCCTCAGCAGCCTGACCAGCGTGGGCTTCGGCAACGTCTGCGCCAACACCGACGCCGAGAAGATCTTCTCCATCTGCACCATGCTCATTGGGGGTGAGGCAGGGAATGGGGCAGGGCTCGGGGGGGGGCTTCATCTCTGGCTGCTGGAGCAGTGGGTGCGGCAGGTACCCAGGCATGACAGGGCACTGGGGGGAGGCGATGAACACGTGTGCCCTGTGGgacagccctggggctggggttAGGGGAGAAGGCCCCTGTGCTGCACCCCTTGGCCCCACATTGCTGGCGAGGACAGAGCCCAGACCTTGCCTGGGGCCCTCGTATGCCGCAGCCCTCCACCCAGCCGGCCCCTCAGCGGGCCTGACGCTGCCCTCCTGGCCCCCAGCACTGATGCACGCCGTCGTCTTTGGCAACGTCACGGCCATCATCCAGCGCATGTACTCCCGCCGCTCGCTCTACCACACCCGCATGAAGGACCTCAAGGACTTCATCCGTGTCCACCGCCTGCCCCAGCAGCTCAAGCAGAGGATGCTGGAGTACTTCCAGACTACCTGGTCGGTGAACAACGGCATTGATGCTAACGAGGTAGGAGGTGTTGCCCGGGCTGGGCCAGCCCCCCCTCCGGCCCCCTGTCCTGCACCCAGTGTGGGGGtgatggggctggcagggccagCTATGAGTGtgcaagtatgtgtgtgtgtgtgtatgcgtgtgcaGATGTGCACATGTCCATGCTCTGTTGCTGGAGGGACCAGAGCTGGGTGCCAGGACTGGGACAGATTCCTGCCAGCTTGGGGAGCGGGACAGGCATGTGGAGCAGAAGCAGCCCATCACCGCGGCCAGAGCTGTCCTGTGTTTGCCAGCTGGCACTGCTGGGCTCTGCCAaggcagccagggcagctgagcAGCgagatgctctgctccagcaggggATCTgtcccctggggctggcaggctgcagggaaggctgctccctgccacccACATCCCAGCACCCCGTCCCcgctctccccagctgctgcacgACTTCCCTGATGAGCTGCGCGCGGACGTGGCCATGCACCTCAACAAGGACATCCTGCAGCTGCCCGTCTTCGAGACGGCCAGCCGGGGCTGCCTCCGCTCCCTCTCGCTCCACATCAAGACCTCGTTCTGCGCCCCGGGGGAGTACCTGCTGCGCCAGGGCGACGCGCTGCAGGCCAACTACTTCGTCTGCTCTGGCTCCCTCGAGGTGCTGAAGGACAACGTGGTCCTGGCCATCCTGGGTGAGGGCAGGCGGCATGggctctcccccagccccttctgctgcccagctgggcaaggggTCCGGGGCTCGCACTGCTAGCCCACCCCGGTGCCCTCCTGCAGGCAAAGGGGATTTGATCGGAGCCGACCTGTGCAGCACGGACCAAGTGATCAAGTCCAATGCGGATGTGAAGGCGCTGACCTACTGCGACCTGCAGTACATCGGGCTGCGGGGGCTCTGCGAGGTGCTGCAGCTCTACCCCGAGTATGCCAGCAAGTTCACGGCGGACATCCACCAGGACCTGACCTTCAACCTGCGGGAGGGCAGCAAGATGGAGGTGGGTGCGTGTCCTCCCTTGCAGGCCCCTTCCCGTCCTCACAGCCCCGGAGaccggagcagggctggggctccgCACGGCCACGGAAGGGGAGTTTGTCCGCTCCCTGCTTGTGGTCCCCAGGCTCTGaggccagggcaggggctgcggctgtGCCGCCCCAGCCATCCAGGTACGTCCCGTCCTGGCTCCTCTCGGCTCTGCGCAACCCGGGGAATTGGAAGCAAGAGCATTTGCAGggcaggaggctgagggggaTGGAGGGCTTGGAAATGGGGGTGGAGGGGACCGGGGGGCACCGTGGGACAGCCAGCTGGGGCATGGCCCCCCTGGTGCGCAGGAGGCAGTGCCGGGGGCTGCCGGGTTTAGTCACGCTGCCGACTCTAGCAGCCAGGGGGATGTTCTGCTGCAGAAATAGCTCTGCAGCACTTTTCCTCCCCCgtctctgctgctggctctgtgctgGCACCAAGCAGCTGGGGGCTCCTCCAGAGCATCTCCCCCCGGTAcccaccgccccccggccctGTAGAGGTGGGGCAGGAGGTCGCTCTCTAGATCCCAAATAGCCCTACCAAAACCCAACGTGTCCATCGCCCAGGAGAGGTATAGATAAACCAAGGGTGGATGGATGCAAACGGAGCTTGCCAGGTCCTGCAGAAGCCCTGTGCACCCTCCCCTGGCCAGCAGCATGCGCCCAGAGGAGCCGATGCTCTGATGGCGGAGCTGGGGCTGGGAATTGAGGTGCAGCCGCGGTTCCGGCTCGGTACACACAGGCCGAGGTCGGGCAGCTCATCAGCGTCAtgacagcagcagaggaaggagagcaggcAAGGGGCTGCAGAGGCCAGCACTGGGGCTGACAGGGACGGGGGCTGATGCGCGGTGCTGGAGGTGATTTGGCTGTCCAGGGGGGCACTGAGAGGCTGGGAGGGCTGTGTGCCAAGGCAGGGAGCGGGTGGGCACGTGCCCGGTGCTGTGTCTGCCTGTGGCCAGTCCCCACGCAGCCGTGTGGGGATCCCACATGCTGCTGAGCCGGTGTCATCTGCTGTCCCCACAGGGGCTCTGCCGCTACTCCCGGTCACCGCGGCTGTCGCAGGCACCACAGGTTTGTGCCATGCCGGGGGTGGGCGGAGGGGAGGACGGGGCAGGGGTGGCCATGCCCGGCTTTGGCACCTGCACAAGGACCAGCCCTAACCTCCTCCCTGTGCCTGCCCACAGCCTCGTCCAGAGAGTGGTGCTGCCCCGGAGaagccccttccctccatcctggaggatgaggaggagccTGACGAGGTCTTCCAGCACTCTCCCGCCACCATGACCCGCCgcaagctgctgctgccccagctgaGCAGCCCGGCACGCCACGGCTCCCTGAGCAGCCTCCTGGGCGATGAGCTGTGCCAGGTCTCAGCCCTGCGGCGCAACTGCCGCTCCCCAGCCCGCTGCAGCCAGGGCCGCAGCCCCTCTCCACAGTGCAGGAGGGATGCCCAGCTCCTGGAGCGGGAGGGCGGCATGGGCAGGAGGCCGGCCAAGCTCCTCATCCCCTCCCTGCATGCCTACGGCCCCCCGGACCTCAGCCCCAGGTAAGGCTGGGACATGCCGGTGGCTTGTCCCGCTGCCACGTGTTTGTGCTGGCCGGGCTGCGTGGGGCCCCCAGGAGGCCACTGGGAATGGTGGCAGAGGGGCGAGGGGGTGACGATGGCCAGccctcaccccctccctgccctaGAGTTGTGGATGGGATTGAAGACAACGGGGGGACATCAGAGCCACAAACCTTCTGCTTCAACACGGACCCCCCGCTGCAGAGCGTGGCGAGGGACTCCCCCGTGTCAGGTACCTCTGGCAGCTGCCAGGCAAGGCCGGGGGCACTGGCTGCGGGCCTGGGGGGCTCGGGGAGCCCTCTGCCACCGGTCGTGTCTTCCTCAGCAGGAACCAATGCAGGCGGCCCAGCCCTGGCAACGGAGGCGGAGGAGATAAAGCAGAACATCAGGAGGCTCAACCAGGAGgtgcggcgggggccggggcagggagtGCGTCCCCGAAAGCACCGGGGACACTTGGCTGGGGGTGTCTGCCGGGGCTCactgctctccctccccttccagaTCAACCACCTCAACCAGGAGGTTTCCCACCTCAGCCGGGAGCTGCAGCGCATGATGGAGCTGCTCCAGGGCCGCCTGggcaccccgcagccccccgcctgCCCCTACCGCCTGCCTGCCACCGCCTCGATGCCCCCCCAACCCTCACCACCCTCCGTCCCAgtgcccccctcacccccgcccgcgccccccagCTCCCGCAGCTCCCCCTCTGCCAGCCCCCAGGCCAAACGCTGCCCTGTCCGCAGCCGCTTGGCCCACACCACCGCCAGCCCCCCCATACACCCCTGGGTGGGCGCCGAGTGGCCGTGCCCACCGTGGGGGGAcacccccagccctgacccccGCCAGGCCTCGGACTCGCAGCCCCTCTCGCTGCCGCCCCGCTCTGCCCACTCCTTCCCCGGCTGCTCGGCTGGCAGTTGGCCCCGCGCCTGCCTGCAGCCCCGCTCCAGCTCCACCAGCTCCCACTGACCCCGCGGGCACCGGGGTGGTGGGAGGGGGCCCTCGCCCTGGGAGACCCTCACCCTCGGGGCACTCTCGCCCACCGCCTTGCTCCCGCGggagcaccccagggtgcagCGCTCGCCCCGGCCCGACACCAGCAGGGATTTTGATACGATTTTATACTCTTTGCCCACGGGGTCTTTTTTACAACCAGGCCAGGCCCGACAGCCCctcccgggacccccccccccgtgcccggGGCCGTGGGACAGGGCTGGGCAGCGCTGCCCCCCGGGGAcccgcggggccgggaggggctGCCGGCGTATTTTGTGCGCGGGGCCGGTTCGGAGGCTCAGGGAAGGGTGTctcggggggtggggtggggtgtccgGGGGGGGGTTCCCGGGGGACACGGCGCCTCCCTCCGCGGCTGTCGGCTCCCCGGCGGCTGCAGTTGATGTTaccccccgcccagccccgcttccccccgccccaaCGGGAAATAAAGGCTCTATTTTTCCAGCCCCGGCTCCGGGTGAGTCTCTGCCCGCGGCTCCCCTGCTCCTGCGCGGGGCCTGCCCAGGGTCGCCGCTCGCCCCCCACCCGCCCAGCACCGGCACCCCCTTTCCCGGATCCCCGCCGGGGActcccgcgcccccccccccccggactacagctcccatCGCCCCCCGCGACGGGCGCGCCCTGACGTCACGCCGCCCGGCTCACGTGAGGCGCTGCGTCCGCGAGGGGGCGGAGCCCCTGCGGGGCGGGGTGCCGCTGATTGGCAGGTGCCGCTGCCTGTGGCCGGCGGGCTGGGAGCGGAAGGGGTGGGCGGATCCGGAAGCGGAACGGGTAAAGGCGGAAGTGCGGGCCGGAGCCTGCGAGACTCACctgcggcggggggagcggcgctCCGGGCGGTGAgtggggccgggggcggcggggcccgctcGTCCCGTACCGCCGCGGCGGGGCAGGCTGCGacgcggcccggcccgcgggggcTCCGGGCAGGCGGTGCCCGGCGCGGCTCGGTGCCGAGCCCTGCCCCGGGCGGTTCCTGGCCCGGGGGCCCGGCTCTACCGGGCCCGTGCGCCGCAGACCCGGCTCCCCGGGATCCCGCCCGGCGGGGGGGAGGCAGCCGGGCGGCGCCGCTCCGGGGGCCCCGCGGTGGGGAGCAGAGCGGGGGCTCGGGGCGAGGCCGCCGCGTCCCGGCTGCGCTGTCGGGTTGCGTGAGCTGGGGTCTGGAGCGAGCCGCCgccagcggggcggggggctccggCATTCGAGGGTGTCCGAAATAAACCTCCCCCCGCCGGGTCCTGGGCGAGCCGGTCCCGCTGGGTGTCCTGGCGAGGCGGGAGAGCGGCGCTGCCGCGGTGCACCGGCGGCTCCGGCCTTGCGGAGTGTGGGGCTGATCTCGTAGCGAGGCGTACCCAGGGAAGGGAGCTGTGCTAGTCGGAAAGATCAGCCCGTCAAAGGTGACGGTCTCGAACTCAAGGAGAACGTCGTGTCTGCGTTGTGGAGTCTTAGGTTTGGCGCTCCTTTGGACTGTTTTTCTCCGTGAGTAGGAAGGGCTCGCGCGGCAGCAAGCACGAGTGCCTGCTGTCGGTGTGCTGGGTCTGCCTGGCTGCTGTTCCCCAACTCCTTTATCTCTTTGTAGTGACGACTGTTAAATGGAATTTGGGGAAGGTGCGGCACCTGTGAGGAGAGATGTGGTACAATATTTTGTTGTAGCTAGTCAGCTGCTGAGGTGGGAACAGAAACTCTAGAAGTCTGAAAGCCCAGCCAGGTTCCCGAGTACAGAACTGCCTAAACGAAGGATTATCTGCTGAAAATAGGTTCTAGTGGAATGGAGACTCTTCTGGCTTGCTGCTGGTGACAAACACAGCCCCTGTGCTCCCCAGGGGGCATTTGTGAAGCGAAatggtgttggtcgacagccggctgaacatgagccggcagtgtgcccaggtggccaagaaggccaatggcatcctggcctgtatcagaaatagtgtggccagcaggagtagggaagtgatcgtgcccctgtactcggccctggtgaggccgcacctcgaatactgtgttcagttttgggcccctcactacaagaaggacgttgaggtgctggagcgtgtccagagaagggcaacgaggctggtgaggggtctggagaacaagtcttatgaggagcggctgagggaactggggttgttcagcctggaaaaaaggaggctgaggggagacctcatcgctctctacaaccacctgaaaggaggttgtagcgaggtgggtgttggtcttttctccgaagtaacaagtgataggacgagaggaaatggcctcaagttgcgccaggggaggtttagattggatgtaaggaaaaatttctttactgaaagagtggtgaaacattggaacaggctgcccagggaagtggtggagtccccatccctggaggtatttaaaagacgtgtagatgaggcgcttagggacatggtttagtgggcatggtggtgttgggttgacggttggactcgatgatcttagaggtcttttccaacctcaatgattctatgattctatgaaatgtgtGGTGCTGCAGGCTCTTGAATGAGGCACAAAGCCTGCAAGAAAGTTCCGTAGCTTGTCTGGAAGGAAACCCAGACGTGCTCAGATGCAAGGCCGTCCTTGGATCTTCAGCGCGGTGGGAGAGACCGCTGCCTGTAAGCTGAGAGCGTAGTCGGTATGTGATCCTGCAAAGGCTAATAGTGCAGATGTAAGTGTAAGCAACGGGTTTGTAGTGCTAAATCCTGTGAAGACTGCTCGAACCTTATTCCTGGTAATGCTCAAGGTGCTGCTAAAATgcctggggctgggtgggggctgTGAGGAGCCATGGCAGTCGTAGTTGCTCTCTGCTAACTAACTGTGACTCCTCACTGTAAACTAACTGTGACTCCTCACTGTAAACTGGTCTGCCAGTGAGACTAAATACAGTGTTGACCTGATCTCAGCTGACCTTTAGCTTGTTGCTTTTGTACATGGCTGTTGGAGTTCTGACCTTGACTGTGTCCAAGCACGTAAGGAAATCGGAGGGAAGAGAGTACACTGAGGTACTATTTTAAGTCTTATGTGGAACAACTTGCATCTACTATTCTTAGCTTTTTGTGTGGTGGGTCAACAAATATTTGAGCTGCCCTGCTTATAGCATGACATCAATTCCGCTTTGCACTAAGTTAGGACTTCTGAGCCTACACTAAAGGCAGAACTCCAAAGCTTGGttgaaaccaaaaaaaaagatacttctgaCTCATAATGGCTTGACATGCCATGCTGTTTGAAAGAACTTTCTTGGAATATCCCATTAATATGGGATATAATACTGCCTTGACTCTGAAAGTCTTACATTTTTTCAGCTTAACTGGATAATAATGTGAAAGAACTGTGACTGAAAAGGGTGAAGAATTCAGAATAGTGTGTGTAGGCAGCTATGGGATGATGTTGGTCTTAATGCATTCTTGGAGTGAGGAGAGCAGGTAAAGCATGAGCCTGTATAGACCTGTAAGGTTAAGAGCAATGTTTAGATTCAGTAACTGGGTCTCATTGCTGAAATCATCTCAGACTTCTCTCGAGTCTCAGCAGTATGCCCGAACAGTCAACTACTTCCATAGCAAAAACCTACCTCTAGAGGCAAACTTTCCCTCTAAGATCCTATAGGCTAATTTAGACTACATTTGTTTTAAGATAGTGCCAGGCAGTGTAGGTCCCTTGAGGCTGTTTAAGTAGGTGCTGATACCCCTTCAGGTGAGGCAGCAACATAGGCAAGACGAAATGGGACTGCTGAAGAAGGATTTAAGCTACTAGAGAGCAGTAAGGGGAAGGCTAGCTTGATGTGTGGGTATGaatatagtaaaataaaacatttgtctAGTTTTACTATGAACAGAGTTGGGTTTAGGTCCCTTTGCTTTACTAGTGAAACCAATAATGGATTGGGCAGTGTCTGAAACAAAACTGTCTAGTAACATATTCATACTCTGTGTGCTTGGCCAAACTTAACTGTTGTGATGAGAAGTGGAATTGCTTCTGCAAAGAGCAAAGCTCTTCTGCATCTAAAGAGGGATCAGCTCTAGAATTGCTCTAGGCCCTGCTGGTCGTCAGCACTTGATCCTAACTTCTTAAACTGCCGCATGATTAGCGGATAGGTGGTCATGGCATTTCccagaaaagggagggggaaagaatgCCAAGTACTTTCAGACACAGGAAATGAAATGGGAACGTTTCTAATGAAGTGGGTGTAGCCCAAAGTATTTCGGTCAGCATACTTAAAAGAGGGTAGAATGTAGAAACGGCAGAGTCAGCTGTCTTCTTCCCTTGGGGTATGAAGTTTGAAGTCCTCTTATGCAAGTTCTGTTAAGTCATCAGAGTAACACTATGAAAACACTCCAAATGCTAGCCAGAAACAATGAACATTCCTGGAAGTGACAGTATCGGGGAAGAATAAAGCTTCATCTAAATCCTAAAAGGAACGCTTTCCTCCCCTGGAGCACAGGAATGAACTGCTGGAGTAGTTCTACAATAAACAGATAAGAAAATGCtggtttttgtgtttgcttttatttggtAGAGCTCCAAATAAGGAGCTGCTAGAGGCAAGAGATCTTTGTGCGGTCTGGAAAAGATATTATGAAGGTCACTGACTCTTTTTGCAGAGAAGacagctgttttctgctttgcattgtTAATGATCTTGCCGCCTTGTTCACAGAATAGTAGGTGCTGTCTAAAGGCACATGTTGTTGGACTTGTAGTCAAAATTAAGCTGAGTCTTTTGAGGGTGTGCTGAGTAGTGGACAATATCAAGAACAGGGGTTAGAAGAACCTTGCCTGAATTCTGCCTTGCAGAATTAAAAACTTGATGCTTTTGTTCAGTTTGTAGTTGGTCCAGACTGCACTCATG comes from the Aptenodytes patagonicus chromosome 20, bAptPat1.pri.cur, whole genome shotgun sequence genome and includes:
- the KCNH4 gene encoding voltage-gated delayed rectifier potassium channel KCNH4 isoform X2, whose product is MPVMKGLLAPQNTFLDTIATRFDGTPTSSWPTRRSAVASPLSTALMVSATSPALPALRSCRRTAAAASSMGPRPASPSCSTSRRCWTAGRSTRLRSASTRRVETRSGACWTSCPSRTRRGRWCYSSSPSRTSQRARARAIWLTRRRNVFENKPSIPEYKVASVQKSRFILLHYSIFKALWDWLILLATFYVAITVPYNVCFTGTEDSLSAARSTIVSDIAVEMLFILDIILNFRTTYVSQSGQVVYDPRSICIHYVATWFFVDLIAALPFDLLYVFNVTVTSLVHLLKTVRLLRLLRLLQKLDRYSQYSAMVLTLLMSMFALLAHWMACIWYVIGRKEMESNDRQTWDIGWLHELGKRLEAPYINNSVGGPSIRSAYIASLYFTLSSLTSVGFGNVCANTDAEKIFSICTMLIGALMHAVVFGNVTAIIQRMYSRRSLYHTRMKDLKDFIRVHRLPQQLKQRMLEYFQTTWSVNNGIDANELLHDFPDELRADVAMHLNKDILQLPVFETASRGCLRSLSLHIKTSFCAPGEYLLRQGDALQANYFVCSGSLEVLKDNVVLAILGKGDLIGADLCSTDQVIKSNADVKALTYCDLQYIGLRGLCEVLQLYPEYASKFTADIHQDLTFNLREGSKMEGLCRYSRSPRLSQAPQPRPESGAAPEKPLPSILEDEEEPDEVFQHSPATMTRRKLLLPQLSSPARHGSLSSLLGDELCQVSALRRNCRSPARCSQGRSPSPQCRRDAQLLEREGGMGRRPAKLLIPSLHAYGPPDLSPRVVDGIEDNGGTSEPQTFCFNTDPPLQSVARDSPVSAGTNAGGPALATEAEEIKQNIRRLNQEINHLNQEVSHLSRELQRMMELLQGRLGTPQPPACPYRLPATASMPPQPSPPSVPVPPSPPPAPPSSRSSPSASPQAKRCPVRSRLAHTTASPPIHPWVGAEWPCPPWGDTPSPDPRQASDSQPLSLPPRSAHSFPGCSAGSWPRACLQPRSSSTSSH
- the KCNH4 gene encoding voltage-gated delayed rectifier potassium channel KCNH4 isoform X1 — its product is MPVMKGLLAPQNTFLDTIATRFDGTHSNFILANAQVRRGFPIVYCSDGFCDLTGFARTEVMQKNCSCRFLYGAETSEPILQHIEKVLDGRQEYQTEVCFYKKGGDAFWCLLDIMPIKNEKGEVVLFLFSFKDITESQGKSHLVDKKEEKQRSKKPGSSHLRAARRQGQTMLHRLSSQFACRDRSELKINRNVFENKPSIPEYKVASVQKSRFILLHYSIFKALWDWLILLATFYVAITVPYNVCFTGTEDSLSAARSTIVSDIAVEMLFILDIILNFRTTYVSQSGQVVYDPRSICIHYVATWFFVDLIAALPFDLLYVFNVTVTSLVHLLKTVRLLRLLRLLQKLDRYSQYSAMVLTLLMSMFALLAHWMACIWYVIGRKEMESNDRQTWDIGWLHELGKRLEAPYINNSVGGPSIRSAYIASLYFTLSSLTSVGFGNVCANTDAEKIFSICTMLIGALMHAVVFGNVTAIIQRMYSRRSLYHTRMKDLKDFIRVHRLPQQLKQRMLEYFQTTWSVNNGIDANELLHDFPDELRADVAMHLNKDILQLPVFETASRGCLRSLSLHIKTSFCAPGEYLLRQGDALQANYFVCSGSLEVLKDNVVLAILGKGDLIGADLCSTDQVIKSNADVKALTYCDLQYIGLRGLCEVLQLYPEYASKFTADIHQDLTFNLREGSKMEGLCRYSRSPRLSQAPQPRPESGAAPEKPLPSILEDEEEPDEVFQHSPATMTRRKLLLPQLSSPARHGSLSSLLGDELCQVSALRRNCRSPARCSQGRSPSPQCRRDAQLLEREGGMGRRPAKLLIPSLHAYGPPDLSPRVVDGIEDNGGTSEPQTFCFNTDPPLQSVARDSPVSAGTNAGGPALATEAEEIKQNIRRLNQEINHLNQEVSHLSRELQRMMELLQGRLGTPQPPACPYRLPATASMPPQPSPPSVPVPPSPPPAPPSSRSSPSASPQAKRCPVRSRLAHTTASPPIHPWVGAEWPCPPWGDTPSPDPRQASDSQPLSLPPRSAHSFPGCSAGSWPRACLQPRSSSTSSH
- the KCNH4 gene encoding voltage-gated delayed rectifier potassium channel KCNH4 isoform X3, whose amino-acid sequence is MAHTATSSWPTRRSAVASPLSTALMVSATSPALPALRSCRRTAAAASSMGPRPASPSCSTSRRCWTAGRSTRLRSASTRRVETRSGACWTSCPSRTRRGRWCYSSSPSRTSQRARARAIWLTRRRNVFENKPSIPEYKVASVQKSRFILLHYSIFKALWDWLILLATFYVAITVPYNVCFTGTEDSLSAARSTIVSDIAVEMLFILDIILNFRTTYVSQSGQVVYDPRSICIHYVATWFFVDLIAALPFDLLYVFNVTVTSLVHLLKTVRLLRLLRLLQKLDRYSQYSAMVLTLLMSMFALLAHWMACIWYVIGRKEMESNDRQTWDIGWLHELGKRLEAPYINNSVGGPSIRSAYIASLYFTLSSLTSVGFGNVCANTDAEKIFSICTMLIGALMHAVVFGNVTAIIQRMYSRRSLYHTRMKDLKDFIRVHRLPQQLKQRMLEYFQTTWSVNNGIDANELLHDFPDELRADVAMHLNKDILQLPVFETASRGCLRSLSLHIKTSFCAPGEYLLRQGDALQANYFVCSGSLEVLKDNVVLAILGKGDLIGADLCSTDQVIKSNADVKALTYCDLQYIGLRGLCEVLQLYPEYASKFTADIHQDLTFNLREGSKMEGLCRYSRSPRLSQAPQPRPESGAAPEKPLPSILEDEEEPDEVFQHSPATMTRRKLLLPQLSSPARHGSLSSLLGDELCQVSALRRNCRSPARCSQGRSPSPQCRRDAQLLEREGGMGRRPAKLLIPSLHAYGPPDLSPRVVDGIEDNGGTSEPQTFCFNTDPPLQSVARDSPVSAGTNAGGPALATEAEEIKQNIRRLNQEINHLNQEVSHLSRELQRMMELLQGRLGTPQPPACPYRLPATASMPPQPSPPSVPVPPSPPPAPPSSRSSPSASPQAKRCPVRSRLAHTTASPPIHPWVGAEWPCPPWGDTPSPDPRQASDSQPLSLPPRSAHSFPGCSAGSWPRACLQPRSSSTSSH